From a region of the Chloroflexota bacterium genome:
- a CDS encoding methyltransferase domain-containing protein, translating to MAWIPQRSQAVELLDALTEHPELSANLAEMAWLYRLSGGYRLGWRLLQPFLQNHTSLLDLGSGNGQIGRWLQAASQQQSQSLQTLSLDLNHTIVASNQQALVGAGQALPFADQSIDIVFCAQMLHHCSSDHVIGLLREAQRVARRGIVIVDLQRSWLGYWGARLVGLGPLTSLGKHDGPLSVLRAWRSSEIQSMLQAAGIQHYHIEQTSLYWGLAIEPTAQAKA from the coding sequence ATGGCTTGGATTCCTCAACGTTCACAAGCAGTTGAGTTGCTCGACGCATTAACTGAGCATCCTGAATTGAGCGCCAATTTGGCCGAAATGGCTTGGCTCTATCGTTTGAGCGGTGGTTATCGTTTAGGTTGGCGCTTGTTGCAGCCATTCTTACAAAACCACACGAGTTTGCTCGATCTTGGGTCGGGCAATGGCCAAATTGGGCGTTGGCTCCAAGCAGCGAGCCAGCAGCAAAGCCAATCATTACAAACGCTCAGCCTTGATCTCAACCACACGATTGTTGCCAGCAATCAGCAAGCTTTGGTTGGTGCAGGCCAAGCGTTGCCATTCGCCGATCAAAGCATCGACATCGTTTTTTGTGCCCAAATGCTGCATCATTGCAGCAGCGATCACGTGATTGGCCTGTTGCGTGAAGCACAACGGGTGGCTCGCCGTGGCATTGTAATTGTTGATCTTCAGCGCAGTTGGTTGGGCTATTGGGGTGCACGGTTGGTTGGATTAGGCCCGCTGACCAGCCTTGGCAAGCATGATGGCCCACTATCAGTGCTACGCGCCTGGCGCAGCAGCGAAATTCAATCAATGCTGCAAGCAGCAGGCATTCAACACTACCACATCGAACAAACTAGTTTATATTGGGGTTTAGCGATTGAACCAACTGCTCAAGCCAAAGCCTAG
- a CDS encoding polysaccharide deacetylase family protein, translating into MRIIGLLLGLCCLVGCASAAPNPTASPAVAIATPTTFSITATAHAPTPISLTATPMALALTWQSYTVYRVEAGDSLESIAERGASFPLFISRYNRLNRPIGAGQLLIVPRLESDQPNSLPSTPLLISRGFTSQAWVGLSCDLSVAAAPIEPLLKTLASQSITMTFFLDAAWIEQNPQALQQLAAAGHELASGLALAQIEPETVAQALNQTETALTNQLGMDASLRPYLRIWQQPSSQALAELAAQNGYLLLDNAQARDALALAEQLIQPEQAATYRGELLVLDCADPALAEALPLIIERLQQAGLQLRSIAEMMQP; encoded by the coding sequence GTGCGCATTATTGGCTTATTGCTGGGCTTGTGCTGCTTGGTTGGTTGTGCATCCGCTGCGCCAAATCCCACAGCTAGCCCAGCTGTGGCAATTGCTACCCCAACGACTTTTAGCATAACCGCAACGGCGCATGCTCCAACGCCGATCAGCTTAACCGCTACGCCGATGGCTTTGGCCTTGACGTGGCAATCCTACACAGTTTATCGGGTTGAGGCTGGCGATAGTTTGGAATCAATTGCTGAACGTGGGGCAAGCTTCCCCTTATTTATTAGCCGTTACAATCGACTGAATCGCCCAATTGGGGCGGGCCAGTTGTTGATTGTGCCACGTTTGGAAAGCGATCAGCCGAATAGTTTGCCTTCAACTCCTCTGTTGATCAGCCGTGGCTTTACTAGCCAAGCATGGGTTGGACTAAGCTGTGATTTGAGTGTGGCAGCCGCACCAATCGAACCACTATTAAAAACCCTTGCTAGCCAATCGATCACGATGACTTTTTTTCTGGATGCTGCTTGGATTGAGCAAAACCCGCAAGCGTTGCAACAACTCGCTGCGGCTGGCCATGAACTGGCGAGTGGCCTTGCGCTTGCGCAAATTGAGCCTGAAACAGTAGCCCAAGCTTTGAATCAAACCGAAACTGCTTTGACTAACCAACTTGGAATGGATGCCTCGCTGCGCCCCTATTTGCGAATTTGGCAGCAACCGAGTAGCCAAGCCTTAGCTGAACTTGCCGCTCAAAACGGCTATTTGTTGCTCGATAACGCCCAAGCACGCGATGCATTGGCATTGGCCGAGCAGTTAATTCAGCCTGAGCAAGCAGCAACGTATCGTGGGGAATTGCTTGTGCTTGATTGTGCTGACCCTGCGCTGGCTGAAGCCTTGCCGTTAATCATTGAGCGCTTACAGCAAGCTGGTTTGCAGCTGCGCAGTATTGCGGAAATGATGCAGCCATGA
- a CDS encoding LysM peptidoglycan-binding domain-containing protein, translating into MSTSIAFALFFVLLSPILTAILLRFLRTRLSALPFYSIAGVLFGLAAVAAIWLVSQHQANVQLGSLVLIQQQGIDLEVPPEAEPTAMPTQVLPTLAATATRLAPTATTRPSATPTDQPTATTEATAEPTATSEPSTTPTAERRTYTVEDGDTLRSIAEAFDVTIAELLEANDLTPQQADQLQPGDVLIIP; encoded by the coding sequence GTGTCAACAAGTATTGCTTTTGCCCTCTTTTTTGTCTTGCTTAGCCCCATTTTGACTGCGATTTTGCTGCGGTTTCTGCGCACCCGCCTAAGTGCTTTGCCATTTTATTCGATTGCAGGAGTGCTTTTCGGGCTGGCGGCAGTTGCCGCGATTTGGCTGGTCAGTCAGCATCAAGCCAATGTTCAGCTTGGCAGTTTGGTGCTTATCCAACAGCAAGGTATCGATTTGGAAGTACCGCCTGAGGCCGAACCAACCGCTATGCCAACCCAAGTATTACCAACCTTGGCGGCTACTGCAACCCGTTTAGCTCCAACCGCAACAACCCGCCCAAGCGCTACGCCAACCGACCAACCAACCGCAACTACCGAAGCTACCGCTGAACCAACCGCAACCAGTGAGCCAAGCACTACGCCAACTGCCGAACGCCGTACCTACACGGTTGAAGATGGCGACACGTTACGCTCAATTGCTGAAGCTTTTGATGTAACGATTGCTGAATTGCTCGAAGCCAATGATCTCACGCCGCAACAAGCTGATCAGCTTCAGCCAGGCGATGTGTTGATTATTCCTTAG
- a CDS encoding TetR/AcrR family transcriptional regulator yields MAATRARGRPRTFDRQAALDAAMELFWRYGYEGTSIADLTAAMGFTPPTLYAAFGSKEDLYREVIQHFLLRSEYQRLEAALNQPSAYAMLRYYLYAAAESFTDPTTPAGCMVSTAALQCAVENQSIVQAVARIRHEMFVVFVEQLDLAKHNHELPATSNSLALANFYTAVLQGMSVQAIDGASSADLIAVADLALSAWPGEKSEVKSQKSKA; encoded by the coding sequence ATGGCAGCAACCAGAGCGCGAGGCCGACCGCGCACCTTTGATCGGCAAGCAGCCCTTGATGCGGCGATGGAACTGTTTTGGCGCTATGGCTACGAAGGCACATCAATTGCCGATTTGACTGCGGCGATGGGCTTTACGCCGCCGACCTTGTATGCAGCATTTGGCTCGAAAGAAGATTTATATCGCGAGGTGATTCAGCATTTTTTGCTGCGCAGCGAATACCAACGCCTAGAAGCGGCCTTGAATCAACCTAGTGCCTATGCTATGTTGCGCTACTATTTATATGCTGCTGCCGAGAGTTTTACCGACCCAACCACCCCGGCTGGCTGTATGGTTTCTACGGCGGCTTTACAATGTGCGGTCGAAAACCAATCAATCGTCCAAGCAGTAGCGCGGATTCGGCACGAAATGTTTGTGGTATTCGTCGAGCAGCTTGACTTAGCAAAACATAATCATGAATTGCCAGCGACCAGCAATTCGCTGGCATTGGCCAATTTCTATACTGCGGTTCTCCAAGGGATGTCGGTGCAAGCAATCGATGGGGCCAGCAGCGCCGATTTGATTGCGGTTGCCGATCTTGCGCTGAGTGCATGGCCAGGTGAAAAGTCAGAAGTCAAAAGTCAAAAGTCAAAAGCATAA
- a CDS encoding SDR family NAD(P)-dependent oxidoreductase: MPSQSPSKTALITGANSGIGLELTKRLLGEGWAVIGLMRSQFPMNEPILQAAQTAGKLRSYQAEISDFAQLRAALQTIKQQETSLDLLFNNAGRATEQLVFSPQGRELSFELQSVVPYIIAMELKELLLRGQHKTIINTSSNVLLALRKLEIAQLERPQSFKKLFGPYATSKLALSLWNQALAPQLAKEGIKLYSVCPGGNRGSIKTNNGLPWWLRPFHGLLFKHPSNGAERLYNAAFNPQQFPSGSFINKGKPTALPAAQQAHAVLSKVQAIYQQEFAH; encoded by the coding sequence ATGCCAAGCCAATCGCCATCAAAAACCGCCTTGATCACCGGAGCAAACTCAGGTATTGGCCTCGAACTGACCAAACGGCTGCTCGGCGAAGGCTGGGCAGTCATTGGATTGATGCGTTCACAGTTTCCCATGAACGAGCCAATTCTTCAAGCAGCGCAAACTGCGGGCAAACTCCGCAGCTATCAAGCCGAAATCAGCGATTTTGCTCAGCTTCGCGCTGCCTTACAAACAATTAAACAGCAAGAAACTAGCCTCGATTTGCTATTCAACAATGCTGGAAGGGCAACTGAGCAACTGGTTTTTTCGCCGCAAGGGCGCGAATTAAGCTTCGAATTACAGAGCGTCGTGCCGTATATCATCGCTATGGAGCTGAAAGAATTGCTGTTACGTGGCCAGCACAAAACGATCATTAATACCTCATCGAATGTGCTGTTGGCACTTCGAAAACTGGAGATCGCTCAACTTGAACGACCGCAAAGCTTCAAAAAGCTCTTTGGGCCATATGCAACATCCAAATTAGCGCTCTCGCTCTGGAACCAAGCGCTTGCGCCACAACTGGCAAAAGAAGGCATTAAACTCTACAGTGTTTGTCCTGGGGGTAATCGAGGATCGATCAAAACCAATAATGGCTTGCCTTGGTGGCTGCGACCTTTTCACGGCTTGCTGTTTAAACATCCTAGTAATGGCGCTGAACGTTTGTATAACGCTGCCTTCAATCCGCAGCAATTTCCAAGTGGCAGTTTCATCAATAAAGGTAAGCCGACGGCACTTCCCGCAGCACAGCAAGCCCACGCAGTTTTGAGCAAAGTTCAAGCAATTTATCAGCAGGAGTTTGCACACTAG